One part of the Eulemur rufifrons isolate Redbay chromosome 16, OSU_ERuf_1, whole genome shotgun sequence genome encodes these proteins:
- the KRT74 gene encoding keratin, type II cytoskeletal 74 has protein sequence MSRQLNIKSGGDKGNFSVRSAVLPRKAVGSLASYRTAGKGAGAGFSSRSLYNLGGNRHISLNVAGGGGRAGGYSFGHGSGYGGGRASGFAGSMFGSVALGLACPSVCPPGGIHQVTVNKSLLAPLNVELDPEIQKVRTQEREQIKALNNKFASFIDKVRFLEQQNQVLETKWNLLQQLDLSNCKKNLEPILEGYISNLRKQLETLSADRVRLDSELRSMRDQVEDYKKRYEVEINRRTAAENEFVVLKKDADAAYAAKVELQAKVDSLDKDIKFLKCLHDAEIAQIQTHVSETSVILSMDNNRDLDLDSIIDEVRVHYEDIALKSKAEAEALYQTKMQELQLAASRHGDDLKHTKNEMSELNRLIQRLRCEIGNVKKQCTNLETAIADAEQRGDCALKDARAKLDELEAALQQAKEELARMLREYQELMGLKLALDVEIATYRKLLEGEECRMSGENPSSVSISVISSSSYGYHPSSAGAELGASGVAGSSSNTRSGQIKTKGARGGDLKDSQGRNAPASAPARKATR, from the exons ATGAGTCGGCAACTGAACATCAAGTCTGGAGGCGACAAGGGCAACTTCAGCGTGCGTTCCGCAGTGCTGCCGCGGAAGGCTGTGGGCAGCCTGGCCTCCTACCGCACAGCTGGcaaaggggctggggctggcttcAGCAGTCGGAGCCTCTACAACTTGGGAGGGAATCGACATATTTCTCTTAACGTGGCTGGCGGCGGCGGTCGGGCTGGAGGTTACAGCTTCGGGCATGGCTCTGGGTATGGAGGGGGCCGGGCCAGTGGCTTTGCTGGCAGCATGTTTGGCAGTGTGGCCCTGGGGCTAGCGTGTCCGTCCGTGTGCCCGCCTGGAGGCATCCACCAGGTCACTGTCAATAAGAGCCTCCTGGCCCCCCTCAACGTGGAGTTGGACCCCGAGATCCAGAAAGTGCGCACCCAGGAGCGGGAGCAGATCAAGGCTCTGAACAACAAGTTCGCCTCCTTCATCGACAAG GTGCGGTTCCTGGAGCAGCAGAACCAGGTGCTGGAGACCAAGTGGAACCTCCTGCAGCAGCTGGACCTGAGCAACTGCAAGAAGAACCTGGAGCCCATCCTCGAGGGCTACATCAGCAACCTGCGCAAGCAGCTGGAGACGCTGTCCGCGGACAGGGTGAGGCTGGACTCGGAGCTGAGGAGCATGAGGGACCAGGTAGAGGATTACAAGAAGAG ATACGAGGTGGAGATTAACCGGCGCACAGCAGCGGAGAATGAGTTCGTGGTGCTCAAGAAG GATGCAGATGCAGCCTACGCCGCCAAGGTGGAGCTCCAGGCCAAAGTGGACTCTCTGGACAAAGACATCAAGTTCCTCAAGTGCCTGCACGATGCG GAGATCGCCCAGATCCAAACTCATGTCAGCGAGACCTCTGTCATCCTGTCCATGGACAACAACCGGGACCTGGACCTGGACAGCATCATCGACGAGGTCCGTGTCCACTATGAGGACATCGCCTTGAAGAGCAAGGCCGAGGCCGAGGCGCTGTACCAGACCAAG ATGCAGGAGCTGCAGCTGGCGGCCAGCCGGCACGGCGACGACCTCAAACACACCAAGAACGAGATGTCAGAGCTGAACCGGCTCATCCAGAGGCTGCGGTGTGAGATTGGCAACGTGAAGAAGCAG TGCACCAACCTGGAGACGGCCATCGCCGATGCCGAGCAGCGGGGGGACTGTGCCCTCAAGGACGCCCGGGCCAAGCTGGACGAGCTGGAGGCCGCCCTGCAGCAGGCCAAGGAGGAGCTGGCGCGGATGCTGCGCGAGTACCAGGAGCTCATGGGCCTGAAGCTGGCCCTGGACGTGGAGATCGCCACCTACAGGAAGCTGCTGGAGGGCGAGGAGTGCAG GATGTCTGGGGAGAATCCATCCTCTGTGAGCATCT CCgtcatcagcagcagcagctacgGCTACCACCCCAGCTCTGCGGGTGCCGAGCTCGGGGCCAGCGGGGTGGCAGGCAGCTCTAGCAACACCCGAAGTGGGCAGATCAAGACCAAAGGGGCGCGAGGGGGAGACCTCAAGGACTCCCAGGGCAGGAACGCCCCGGCCAGCGCCCCAGCCAGGAAAGCCACCCGGTAG
- the KRT72 gene encoding keratin, type II cytoskeletal 72 isoform X2, whose product MSRQLAHYPGGERLGFSGCSAILSGRLSCSSASFRTGVKGSAAFGSKSVFCLGGGRRLALSAAAGRGGGRLGGFVGTVFGSAGLGPACPSVCPPGGIPQVTVNKSLLAPLNVELDPEIQKVRAQEREQIKALNNKFASFIDKVRFLEQQNQVLETKWNLLQQLDLNNCRNNLEPIYEGYISNLRKQLETLSGDRVRLDSELRNMQDLVEDYKKRYDVEINRRTAAENEFVVLKKDVDAAYMNKVELQAKVDSLTDEIKFFKCLYEGEIAQIQSHISDTSVILSMDNNRDLDLDSIIAEVRAQYEDIALKSKAEAEALYQTKCTNLETAIADAEQQGDCALKDARAKLDELEAALQQAKEELARMLREYQELLSLKLALDVEIATYRKLLEGEECRMSGEYPNSVSISVISSTSAGAGGAGFSMGFGAAGGYSYKPAIADVKTKGSCGSEFKDPLAKTSGSSCATKKAPR is encoded by the exons ATGAGCCGCCAGTTGGCCCACTACCCCGGCGGGGAGCGCCTGGGCTTCAGCGGCTGCTCGGCCATCCTCTCCGGCCGCCTGAGCTGCAGCTCTGCCTCCTTCAGGACGGGGGTCAAGGGCTCGGCGGCCTTCGGCAGCAAGAGCGTCTTCTGCCTGGGGGGCGGCCGGCGCCTGGCGCTCAGCGctgcggcggggcggggcggcggccgCTTGGGCGGCTTCGTGGGCACCGTCTTCGGCAGCGCTGGGCTGGGGCCCGCGTGTCCGTCCGTGTGCCCCCCCGGGGGCATCCCTCAGGTCACTGTCAACAAGAGCCTCCTGGCCCCCCTCAACGTGGAGCTGGACCCCGAGATCCAGAAGGTGCGCGCCCAGGAGCGAGAGCAGATCAAGGCTCTCAACAACAAATTCGCCTCCTTCATCGACAAG GTGCGGTTCCTGGAGCAGCAGAACCAGGTGCTGGAGACCAAGTGGAACCTCCTGCAGCAACTGGACCTGAACAACTGCAGAAACAACCTGGAGCCCATTTATGAGGGCTACATTAGCAACCTGCGCAAGCAGCTAGAGACGCTGTCTGGAGACAGGGTGAGGCTGGACTCAGAGCTGAGGAACATGCAGGATTTGGTGGAGGACTACAAGAAGAG GTATGACGTGGAGATTAACAGACGCACAGCTGCTGAGAATGAGTTCGTGGTGCTCAagaag GATGTGGACGCTGCCTACATGAACAAGGTTGAGCTCCAGGCCAAGGTGGACTCCTTGACAGACGAGATTAAATTCTTCAAGTGCCTCTATGAAGGG GAGATCGCTCAGATCCAGTCCCACATCAGCGACACGTCCGTCATCCTGTCCATGGACAACAACCGGGACCTGGACCTGGACAGCATCATCGCCGAGGTCCGCGCCCAGTACGAGGACATCGCCCTGAAGAGCAAGGCCGAGGCCGAGGCACTGTACCAGACCAAG TGCACCAACCTGGAGACGGCCATCGCCGATGCTGAGCAGCAGGGAGACTGCGCCCTGAAGGACGCCCGGGCCAAGCTGGACGAGCTGGAGGCCGCCCTGCAGCAGGCCAAGGAGGAGCTGGCGCGGATGCTGCGCGAGTACCAGGAGCTCCTGAGCCTGAAGCTGGCCCTGGACGTGGAGATCGCCACCTACAGGAAGCTGCTGGAGGGCGAGGAGTGCAG GATGTCTGGCGAATATCCAAATTCCGTGAGCATCT CCGTCATCAGCAGCACCAGCGCTGGGGCAGGAGGCGCCGGCTTCAGCATGGGCTTTGGGGCTGCAGGCGGCTACAGCTACAAACCGGCTATAGCGGACGTCAAGACCAAAGGCAGCTGTGGCAGCGAGTTCAAGGATCCCCTGGCTAAAACCTCGGGCAGCAGCTGTGCCACCAAAAAGGCCCCCAGATGA
- the KRT72 gene encoding keratin, type II cytoskeletal 72 isoform X1, producing the protein MSRQLAHYPGGERLGFSGCSAILSGRLSCSSASFRTGVKGSAAFGSKSVFCLGGGRRLALSAAAGRGGGRLGGFVGTVFGSAGLGPACPSVCPPGGIPQVTVNKSLLAPLNVELDPEIQKVRAQEREQIKALNNKFASFIDKVRFLEQQNQVLETKWNLLQQLDLNNCRNNLEPIYEGYISNLRKQLETLSGDRVRLDSELRNMQDLVEDYKKRYDVEINRRTAAENEFVVLKKDVDAAYMNKVELQAKVDSLTDEIKFFKCLYEGEIAQIQSHISDTSVILSMDNNRDLDLDSIIAEVRAQYEDIALKSKAEAEALYQTKIQELQVTAGRHGDDLKLTKAEISELNRLIQRIRSEIESVKKQCTNLETAIADAEQQGDCALKDARAKLDELEAALQQAKEELARMLREYQELLSLKLALDVEIATYRKLLEGEECRMSGEYPNSVSISVISSTSAGAGGAGFSMGFGAAGGYSYKPAIADVKTKGSCGSEFKDPLAKTSGSSCATKKAPR; encoded by the exons ATGAGCCGCCAGTTGGCCCACTACCCCGGCGGGGAGCGCCTGGGCTTCAGCGGCTGCTCGGCCATCCTCTCCGGCCGCCTGAGCTGCAGCTCTGCCTCCTTCAGGACGGGGGTCAAGGGCTCGGCGGCCTTCGGCAGCAAGAGCGTCTTCTGCCTGGGGGGCGGCCGGCGCCTGGCGCTCAGCGctgcggcggggcggggcggcggccgCTTGGGCGGCTTCGTGGGCACCGTCTTCGGCAGCGCTGGGCTGGGGCCCGCGTGTCCGTCCGTGTGCCCCCCCGGGGGCATCCCTCAGGTCACTGTCAACAAGAGCCTCCTGGCCCCCCTCAACGTGGAGCTGGACCCCGAGATCCAGAAGGTGCGCGCCCAGGAGCGAGAGCAGATCAAGGCTCTCAACAACAAATTCGCCTCCTTCATCGACAAG GTGCGGTTCCTGGAGCAGCAGAACCAGGTGCTGGAGACCAAGTGGAACCTCCTGCAGCAACTGGACCTGAACAACTGCAGAAACAACCTGGAGCCCATTTATGAGGGCTACATTAGCAACCTGCGCAAGCAGCTAGAGACGCTGTCTGGAGACAGGGTGAGGCTGGACTCAGAGCTGAGGAACATGCAGGATTTGGTGGAGGACTACAAGAAGAG GTATGACGTGGAGATTAACAGACGCACAGCTGCTGAGAATGAGTTCGTGGTGCTCAagaag GATGTGGACGCTGCCTACATGAACAAGGTTGAGCTCCAGGCCAAGGTGGACTCCTTGACAGACGAGATTAAATTCTTCAAGTGCCTCTATGAAGGG GAGATCGCTCAGATCCAGTCCCACATCAGCGACACGTCCGTCATCCTGTCCATGGACAACAACCGGGACCTGGACCTGGACAGCATCATCGCCGAGGTCCGCGCCCAGTACGAGGACATCGCCCTGAAGAGCAAGGCCGAGGCCGAGGCACTGTACCAGACCAAG ATCCAGGAGCTGCAGGTCACAGCAGGCCGGCATGGGGATGACCTTAAGCTCACCAAGGCTGAGATCTCTGAGCTCAACCGGCTGATCCAAAGAATCCGCTCGGAGATAGAGAGTGTGAAGAAGCAG TGCACCAACCTGGAGACGGCCATCGCCGATGCTGAGCAGCAGGGAGACTGCGCCCTGAAGGACGCCCGGGCCAAGCTGGACGAGCTGGAGGCCGCCCTGCAGCAGGCCAAGGAGGAGCTGGCGCGGATGCTGCGCGAGTACCAGGAGCTCCTGAGCCTGAAGCTGGCCCTGGACGTGGAGATCGCCACCTACAGGAAGCTGCTGGAGGGCGAGGAGTGCAG GATGTCTGGCGAATATCCAAATTCCGTGAGCATCT CCGTCATCAGCAGCACCAGCGCTGGGGCAGGAGGCGCCGGCTTCAGCATGGGCTTTGGGGCTGCAGGCGGCTACAGCTACAAACCGGCTATAGCGGACGTCAAGACCAAAGGCAGCTGTGGCAGCGAGTTCAAGGATCCCCTGGCTAAAACCTCGGGCAGCAGCTGTGCCACCAAAAAGGCCCCCAGATGA